TTCACTGAAATTGTTGGAGCTTTGATCTGATTCAATCTTAGCGGGTTTAGCTTCTTTCACTTCAGCAACTTTCGATCCTTCCATCCATCTACCGAAACTCTACCCTTTGCTATAGTGACGGTTGGAGTCTATTACCTTTGCTTTCACTTTTGTATGGAAGGTCTGGGTTACTTGCATGTCCCGACTGGCTTTCCATCTTGTAGTATATGCAGAGTCTCACCTTGCTTAACATCTTTACTAGAAATTTGCAACTCTACGGAATTTTCCACTTACTGAAAAGACTTTGCCAAGTAGTGGTGATGTATCACCGTTTTCTTTTCATCGGTATGGAAGGTCTATCCGGTATTGAGTCTGGTGAATCCTTTTTCTCTGGTTTTAGAGCTACAGTCTCAAGGTAGAATAGGATTGGGATTAATGGAATTAGTTTCATTCGTTAATTCCATTACCACTATCCGTGTAAAAGATTATTTTCTTTCTAGGAATTTGCATCTCACACTTCCTTCTCCTCGCCTCCAAAATTTATTTTAATCCCTCAATGGTTTTTAACAAAAATAAATATTGAATTAGTTTTGTTCTCTACGCTCTTCTTTCATTGATAAAATATAAAATTCAAACCGACTAAGTCTTTTCGAGACACGGACGTCGAGAAACCAACGCCGGAAAAGTCGGCATTAGTCCCTAGAAAAACAGGGTCAAGTCTAAAATTGCAACTAACGTTTAGAGTATCCGACGTGACTTTGAAACTCGAAAGTGCGGTAGCACCTTTCGAGTTTCAAAGTCATCTCCAAGCCGACCAACTACGCAAGTCCTGACTGATGTAGGGCGCAAAACTTGCATTATTCTCTTGCAAGTTTTGTGACCGGAATGAAGGCACTGGACTTGCGTAAGTTCAACAAAAGAACTACAAAGTCTGGCTAACACGACTATGCCGGCTTGGAGCAAGGTGACGGACAGCTTCCGATATAGTCCGTTACCGCAGTGGATACTGCAGTTATGCGCTTTGCCTCATACGACTCCGATAAAATCTGACAAGAACTAAACTCGTAACTCGATAAAATCCTAGCAATTTCCGTCCACGCGTTTACTATATGTTTTATGATAAAAAACTTCAACTAAAAAACTTTAAGTTAATGCGATTCTTGAAAATTTCTTTCTACAAATAAATAGGAAGGCTTAGAATCAAAAAAATGTTTCATAATTCTATGCGGGCAAACTTAAAAATAGAAAGTCAATTGAAGAATTCTATTCAGTCACTTACCCCAAAGTGCAACTTGTTTGATTCTATTAGTAATTCTTAAAATATCAATAAAGTTTCGGATAATTCTTATTATCCAGCTTATATTTAATATTTTATTCTTATATTTTATTTAATTTTAAACTTAAAGATACAAAGCAGTTCTTAAAATACCCAAAGAGTCTCGGATAATTCTTATTATCCAGCTTAAATTTAAAAGCTAATCCTTTTCAATATTGCAAAATCTATTTCCGTCATCTTAAAAGTAATTACTACGTCTTTCAAATTTCTAATCTGTATTTCTCACAAGAAAAGTCCAAAATCAGAACTCCTTTCAATTTTATTTAAAACAATCGTAAATCCAGCGTTTCACATTATTTTTCGAATCCAGCCATAAAAAACAATCTTTTTCCATTCTTCTACAATCTGTTGGATTAACTAAATGAAATATAGCGGGCATTGCGCATAACGTTAAGAGTATCCGACGTGACTTTGAAACTCGAAAGTGCGGTAGCACCTTTTGAGTTTCAAAGTCATGTCTCCAAGCCGAACAAATACTAGCAAGTCCCGTGACTGAGTGTAGGGCGCAAAACTTGCATTATTCTCTTGCAAGTTTTGTGACCGGAACGAAGGCACTGGACTTGCGTAAGTTCAACAAATATACTACAAAGTTTGGCTAATACAACTATGCCGGCTTGGAGCAAGGTGACGGGCAGCATCCGAACATAGCCCGTTCCGCAGTGGATACTCGCAGTTGAACAAAACCGCGTTGCGGTAGTTGTCGAGATAAATATAATGCAACCACGATACGGAAGAATGTAAAGAAAATTAATTTAGGATTATGTACCTTATCAAAATATATTTCTGGTACTTATAATCAAAAATAAGATACATGGCTCAAATACAATTTGGAGGAATTCCATGAGCCTGCTGAGAGAGAAAATGATTCGAGAATTAAAGCTCAAGACGATGAGCGAAAAAACGATAAAGAGTTACGTTTCGTATGTAAATTATCTGGCAAAGTATTACAAAAAATCTCCAGATAAAATAAATCGAGAAGAAGTAAAGAATTATCTTTACCATTTAAGAGTTAATAAACAATTATCCGCTAATTCTTTGAATGTTATCCATAGTGCGATACGATTTTTTTACATCTATGTGATTAATGCAGAATGGGTTGTGAAAGACATCGCTAAATACAAACGTCCCAAGAGTAAACCAGTTGTTTTAAGTAAATCAGAAGTGGAGGCTATTTTGAATTTAACCTGGAACTTAAAGCACAAGACCATACTCACTCTCATCTATTCAGCAGGACTTCGAGTGAGTGAAGCAGCTAAGTTAAAGGTCAATCAAATAGACCCAGAAAGAATGCAAATATTTGTCAAAGATGGAAAAGGTGGAACAGATCGTTATGCGCTATTGTCTCCCACAACTTTGAAATTGTTACGAGATTACATACAAGAGTATAAACCTGTGGATTATCTATTTTATGCTAAGAATAAAAACAAGATGAAAAGCTTTTCTGTTCGTGCAATACAGCGTGCATTTAAGGATGCTCTTTACAAAGCGGGGATAACAAAGAATGCCTCTGTCCATACTCTAAGGCACTCTTTTGCTACACATCTTCTTGAAGCAGGGGTTAATATGCATCATATTCAACTTCTACTCGGACATTTTTCTCCACAGGCAACATATATTTATTTACATGTCAGACGATACGATTTAATGAATATTAAGAGTCCTTTAGATACATACGATTACAATATTTTAACCAATCCTTTACAGACGGGAGGTCTGGCAAATGGAAACATCACAACAAGAGGAGATGTTGGTCAGAAAGAGGATACTCGAAGTAGCTGAAGTTTTTCGAGAAAATGAAAAAGAATTCTTTTCTGTCTATGGAAATTCCTTAACTCGAAACGAGGTAAAAGCGTATTATGCGATCAGGAATTGCAGAACAGAGACACTCGGTGGTCACGTAGATAAATGTAGTCACTGTGGATTCGAAAAGAATTCCTACAATTCCTGTCGTAATAGGCATTGTCCCAAATGTCAGTTTTTAAGAAAAGAGAAATGGTTAGTTAAAGAGAATAAGAATATTTTACCTGTGAAATATTTTCATGTTGTATTTACTCTTCCCAGTGAATTAAACTCACTCATATTAAATAACAAAAAGATATTCTATTCTCTTTTATTTAAAACTGTCTCGGATACGTTAAGAAAGGTAAGTAAAAATAAAAAGTATCTAAATTGTATTCCTGGCTTTTTATCTATTCTACATACATGGGGACAGACTTTAACCTATCATCCACATATTCATGTTCTAATCACAGGAGGCGGAATTTCTGCGGATAAAGGCAAATGGATCGATTCAAGAGATAAATTCTTTCTGCCGATTCCCGTTCTATCAAAACTATTTCAGAGATTATTTTTATTTCATTTAAAAAATACTATCATGGAAGTTATCTTACTATTCCCAAAAGTTGTGAAGAATTAAATGACCCCTCTCATTTTCAAAGATTTTTAACAAACCTCTATTCTAAAAAATGGATCGTGTATACAAAACAACCTTTCGAAAATCCTGACTCCGTAATTAAATACCTCGGACGTTATACACACAGGATAGCAATCAGTAACCAGAGAATATTAGAAATCACAGAAAATACCGTAACATTCAGATACAAAGATTATGCGGATAATGACAAACTCAAAACAATGACTCTACCGTGTGTAGAATTTATTCGGCGCTTTCTCATGCATATCCTACCTTTAGGATTCGTTAAAATCAGACATTACGGAATCATCGCAAACCGATCTCGCAAAGACTCTCTCGAATTATGCAAGTCACTTCTTAAAAAACTAAATCGTTCTTTAAATCAGAAGTCTACACCAGAAGAATGGAAAGACATTCTTCCGTCCATGATCAAAAAGATTCTCCTATGTAGCGTATGTAAAATTGGCTCTTTCGTATCCATTAGCCTCATCCAAAAACAAGTCCGACCTCCCTAGTAACTTTGAATCCCCATAGTCCCGCATAAAGTCTCATTACAACGCGGTTTCGTCCAACTCATTTCTAACCGCAATAGACTTTTTGAGATTTTTTCTTCGGATTTATTTCGGTTAATACATCTTAGCCGCTTTCCCTCATTCGGCTCTGGTAAGTCTATTGCGTTTAGAAACTGAATGTGTTATGCGAGAAGAAATAAAGACAAACCTATGCCTTATTTATTTCAAGGGTTATGATAGTTAAAACAGTATCAGTAAATAGTAAGAAGTGAGGAAAATCAATTTTCAGATTAAAATTACTGATAATTTTTTAATTTGAAAAATTTCTGACAAAAATTTACATTTAAGAATTAAATTAGGAGAATATAAATGGCGAAAGCAGAGAGTTGTCAAAAAAAATTTACAAATCGTAGATGCTTAGCATGGGAATATGCATACGCAAATTCAAAAGACATCGTAAGGTGGTAGATTTATTTTTACACGGGGGAATTTATATGGGACGCCCTATTTACAAAACCGAATATAATCTAAAATATAGATAATTGATAATTCAAAGTTCATGACCGGATTTCCTGATATGGTATATACAAATGTTTCAGTATCAACTGTAATGCACAATTAGTTATAATTATGTACGAGGAACTCATGCAGGTAAGTATATGGTCTTCCGAACCTACAGGACGTAAAGTATAGTTCACAGGAGCTTCTCTTCTTACATTAAAGATGGACTGTTAATATAAGCTTTAGATGCTTATAACCCATGACTTTCATTAATAACTTTCAGTTGAATATGACGTAAAACAATTTAGCGCAATGTTAGGATTTGTTCAACCTAAATAAGGAGGCAAATTAATAATTTGTGATTTATGACTTACAATTCAAACTTGTTGTAAGAAATAAATTAAAGGGTAAAAGTAAATAATCTATTTTTACTTGGTGAAAAGATTTTTTAGATTTTCGAATAAGAATAGTAATATTACGCCTATTTTAAATTTTGAAATCGAAAATGAGATTTACGAAAGTGAAAATTCAATCGTATATCCTTGATGAGAAATAAAACTGATAATCAAAAGTAATTTAAAGCAACTAAGGAAAGATTTTCCCTCTCGGAAGAAATCGCAAAATTCAAAGAGTCAATATAACACAAAACTTTGATTATGCAGGAATACCCAGGGTTTATAATTTTCTAAATACCAAAATACTTATCTAATTTCTTTCTAAAGAAGATTTTGGAGGTAATTCTATTGCCTAATTTTTACTTTCAAACTATTTTTTCAGTAGATCAATTTTTACCAATAGCGATTCGAATGGCTGAAATTGTTGCACATATTCATTCTAAAATTATTCATAAAGACATAAATCCATCTAATATAGTTTGGAATTCAAATACTAACCAGGTGAAAATAATTGATTTTGGAATTTCATCTGAACTGTCCCATGAAACAACTAGTTTACAAAACGTCAATGTTCTAGAAAGACTTTGAATTATATATGTCTCCCGAACAAAACTGGACGAATGAATCCGGGTAATTGACTATCACGCACTGATTTGTATTCATTAGGTGCTACTTTCTATCAAATGAAGTAACCGGTCAGGTTCCTTTTTTACTGGCGCTGATGCTATGGAGATAGTGTACGGTCATATCGCCAAGGGAGCCAATACCACCACACGAAATAAATAAAGACATTCCAACAACTCTCTAAATCATGCTTCGCCTGATGGCTAAGACAGCAGAAAAATGAATATCAAAGTGCTTTAGGTTTAGTTCATGATTTAGTAATTGTTTGGAAAATATTGAATCATTAAAAAATGAACTAGTACAATCAAGGATGAATCTAAATTTCTAAAATTGGAGCAAACGACATTTCAGATCGCTTTGAAATTCCTCAAAAGCTATGCAGGAGAGAAAAAGAAAGAGAAACCTAATGAATGCTTTTGATCGAATTGGAGAAAAAAACAAAGAAATCATTCTTGTAAGTGGTTACTCAGAGATAGAGAAATCATCTATAGTTCGAAATCTATAAACCTATAGTAGAAAAGAAAGGAATTTTATTCATGGAAAATTTGATCAATACAAGGAAAATATTCCTATGCTTCCTTATTCAAGCATTTCAAGGATTGAGTAAGACAAATATTAACTGAAAGTAAAGAAAAATTATCTATTCATAAA
The genomic region above belongs to Leptospiraceae bacterium and contains:
- a CDS encoding transposase — protein: MLSADSRSIKTISEIIFISFKKYYHGSYLTIPKSCEELNDPSHFQRFLTNLYSKKWIVYTKQPFENPDSVIKYLGRYTHRIAISNQRILEITENTVTFRYKDYADNDKLKTMTLPCVEFIRRFLMHILPLGFVKIRHYGIIANRSRKDSLELCKSLLKKLNRSLNQKSTPEEWKDILPSMIKKILLCSVCKIGSFVSISLIQKQVRPP
- a CDS encoding transposase zinc-binding domain-containing protein; its protein translation is METSQQEEMLVRKRILEVAEVFRENEKEFFSVYGNSLTRNEVKAYYAIRNCRTETLGGHVDKCSHCGFEKNSYNSCRNRHCPKCQFLRKEKWLVKENKNILPVKYFHVVFTLPSELNSLILNNKKIFYSLLFKTVSDTLRKVSKNKKYLNCIPGFLSILHTWGQTLTYHPHIHVLITGGGISADKGKWIDSRDKFFLPIPVLSKLFQRLFLFHLKNTIMEVILLFPKVVKN
- a CDS encoding site-specific integrase; protein product: MSLLREKMIRELKLKTMSEKTIKSYVSYVNYLAKYYKKSPDKINREEVKNYLYHLRVNKQLSANSLNVIHSAIRFFYIYVINAEWVVKDIAKYKRPKSKPVVLSKSEVEAILNLTWNLKHKTILTLIYSAGLRVSEAAKLKVNQIDPERMQIFVKDGKGGTDRYALLSPTTLKLLRDYIQEYKPVDYLFYAKNKNKMKSFSVRAIQRAFKDALYKAGITKNASVHTLRHSFATHLLEAGVNMHHIQLLLGHFSPQATYIYLHVRRYDLMNIKSPLDTYDYNILTNPLQTGGLANGNITTRGDVGQKEDTRSS
- a CDS encoding protein kinase, with product MPNFYFQTIFSVDQFLPIAIRMAEIVAHIHSKIIHKDINPSNIVWNSNTNQVKIIDFGISSELSHETTSLQNVNVLERL